In Pseudobacter ginsenosidimutans, the following are encoded in one genomic region:
- a CDS encoding tetratricopeptide repeat protein, which yields MKKLLFAASILLSAGIASAQDTDSKAALETAKGFVRQGDYPNAILILNRALQKDASNFELQKDLAFAYYLQRDYAHAMGVAKPLAEREDADVQSFQILGLVYKALEERKDCEKMYRTALKKYPNEGVLYSEYGEMLWSKKDFKESIKQWEKGIESDPNHSGNYYNAAKYYYFTQDKVWSTIYGEIFVNLESYSKRTPEIKTILLDSYKKLFTDGNLTKGQDMKNNFVRLFLETIQSQSGYIASNGITPESLSAIRTKFIVDWFAKNATGHPFRLFDYQQQLLKGGMFEAYNQWIFGAAANLGAYENWTKLHAEEANQFNNFQRNRVFKLPATGQYYQTASK from the coding sequence ATGAAAAAGTTATTATTTGCCGCCAGCATCTTGTTATCAGCAGGAATCGCTTCTGCCCAGGATACAGATAGCAAGGCGGCGCTGGAAACCGCTAAAGGATTTGTAAGGCAGGGAGATTATCCCAATGCCATTCTCATCCTGAACCGCGCTTTGCAAAAAGACGCCAGTAACTTTGAATTGCAGAAAGACCTTGCATTTGCCTACTACCTTCAGCGTGATTACGCACATGCAATGGGTGTTGCCAAACCGCTTGCCGAACGTGAAGACGCAGATGTGCAGTCGTTCCAGATCCTTGGCCTTGTTTACAAAGCCCTGGAAGAAAGAAAGGACTGTGAAAAAATGTATCGCACTGCACTGAAGAAATATCCTAATGAAGGAGTTCTTTATAGCGAATACGGAGAAATGCTCTGGAGCAAAAAAGACTTTAAGGAATCCATCAAACAATGGGAAAAAGGGATCGAGTCAGATCCCAATCATTCCGGTAATTATTACAACGCTGCCAAATACTATTATTTCACACAGGATAAAGTATGGAGTACCATTTACGGAGAGATCTTCGTAAACCTCGAAAGCTATTCCAAAAGAACACCGGAAATAAAAACCATTTTGCTGGACAGCTATAAGAAACTGTTCACCGATGGTAACCTTACCAAGGGACAGGATATGAAGAACAACTTTGTTCGCCTCTTCCTGGAAACCATCCAGTCCCAGTCAGGTTATATCGCCAGCAATGGCATTACACCCGAATCGCTTTCCGCCATCCGCACCAAATTCATTGTGGACTGGTTTGCAAAAAATGCTACAGGACATCCTTTCCGCCTTTTCGATTATCAGCAGCAATTGCTGAAAGGAGGAATGTTTGAAGCATATAACCAGTGGATCTTCGGAGCAGCGGCCAATTTGGGAGCTTACGAGAACTGGACAAAACTTCATGCAGAAGAAGCCAACCAGTTCAACAATTTCCAAAGAAACCGTGTTTTTAAATTACCGGCCACCGGGCAGTATTATCAGACTGCTTCCAAATAA